Proteins encoded together in one Atribacterota bacterium window:
- the greA gene encoding transcription elongation factor GreA has translation MEKRKEDGRIKLTLEGYKKLEEELRYLKTVRRKEVADKINHALSFGDLSENAEYEEAKNEQAFVEGRILAIEEKLRKAEIVEEEEGDLGRVRLGVRVVLENLSQGKKVEYTIVDSVGADPATRRISFESPLAQALMGKRRGEEVEIKVPAGVVRYRIVDILNREE, from the coding sequence ATGGAGAAAAGGAAAGAGGATGGAAGGATTAAATTGACTCTTGAGGGGTACAAAAAACTGGAGGAAGAACTCCGGTATCTGAAGACGGTTCGTAGAAAAGAAGTGGCTGATAAAATTAACCACGCTCTTTCGTTCGGGGATTTGAGTGAAAATGCCGAATACGAGGAGGCAAAAAACGAGCAAGCCTTTGTGGAAGGGAGAATTTTGGCCATCGAAGAAAAACTTCGCAAAGCTGAAATTGTGGAAGAGGAAGAGGGAGATTTGGGTAGGGTACGGCTTGGGGTTCGAGTAGTTCTGGAGAACTTGAGCCAAGGTAAAAAGGTGGAATATACCATCGTGGATTCGGTGGGTGCTGACCCGGCTACGCGGAGGATCTCATTTGAATCACCCCTCGCTCAGGCTCTCATGGGAAAGCGGAGAGGTGAAGAAGTCGAGATTAAAGTTCCGGCTGGTGTAGTGCGATATCGGATTGTGGATATCCTGAACCGGGAGGAATAA
- a CDS encoding Gx transporter family protein has protein sequence MGLFLALGLILHWIESFFPPLLPLPGMRLGLANVVPLVLLLSGKTKEALCINLLRIFLGSFLGGNFLSIPFLMSLVGGFTSLIGMVLVHRRCSTPLWISVGGAFFHNLGQWWVAFLWMRSETFLWYLPVLLALSLPAGFLVGYLGILFRREEKEVVWRHLR, from the coding sequence TTGGGACTTTTTTTGGCTCTGGGGCTTATTTTACACTGGATAGAAAGCTTTTTTCCTCCTCTTTTGCCCTTGCCGGGAATGAGATTAGGCTTGGCGAACGTGGTTCCCTTAGTGTTACTTCTTTCTGGAAAAACGAAAGAAGCATTGTGCATTAACCTTCTGCGGATTTTTCTGGGAAGTTTCCTGGGAGGAAATTTTTTGAGCATTCCTTTCCTGATGAGTCTGGTTGGAGGATTCACCAGTCTTATCGGTATGGTTCTTGTCCACCGAAGATGCAGTACGCCTCTGTGGATAAGCGTTGGGGGAGCTTTTTTCCACAATCTGGGACAGTGGTGGGTGGCCTTTCTCTGGATGCGGAGTGAAACGTTTCTTTGGTACCTGCCAGTTCTCCTTGCTCTTTCCTTACCGGCTGGTTTTCTGGTAGGGTATCTCGGAATTCTTTTCCGAAGGGAGGAAAAAGAGGTGGTCTGGAGGCATTTGCGTTGA
- a CDS encoding MFS transporter yields MKGNREKNIVITGLASLFTDVSSEMIYPIIPLYLRALGGGPFILGTIEGIAESTASILKVFSGAIADRSGKRKPLTILGYALSLLGKALFYFARGWPTILGGRFADRFGKGIRTAPRDAMISESVSAQVQGKAFGLHRTLDTLGALIGVLITYFFMAQIQQKAAASRELTRYLPTFRLVILLSLIPAMLGVLVLFFTLETGTGKRTNVTFPLQFHLVKYLNPKTKVLFLATFIFTLGNSSNQFILLRAAEPDIGLSPKNVIFLYLLYNLVYMLVSYPAGNLSDRIGKKQLLVFGFSLYSLSYFLIGMVPRLIFWAMIPYGLHIGMTEGVSKALVAELSSPEKKATILGLHATLLGIGLFPASLLAGWFWNMWGAASPFLFGGSTSLMTAMILVFFL; encoded by the coding sequence ATGAAAGGCAATCGAGAGAAAAATATCGTCATCACTGGCTTAGCTTCGTTGTTTACTGACGTGAGCTCCGAAATGATCTATCCCATTATCCCTCTCTACCTTCGAGCCCTGGGCGGAGGACCATTCATCTTGGGAACCATTGAAGGCATTGCCGAATCCACCGCCTCGATTCTTAAGGTTTTCTCAGGAGCAATTGCCGATCGGAGTGGAAAAAGGAAGCCACTGACTATTCTGGGATATGCACTCTCGCTTCTGGGTAAAGCACTTTTCTATTTTGCCCGTGGCTGGCCAACCATACTGGGGGGACGATTTGCCGACCGTTTTGGTAAGGGAATCCGGACCGCTCCTCGTGATGCGATGATTTCTGAATCTGTTTCCGCACAAGTGCAGGGGAAAGCTTTTGGTCTACACCGTACCCTTGACACTCTGGGTGCTCTTATTGGAGTACTCATCACCTACTTCTTTATGGCACAAATTCAGCAAAAGGCCGCAGCATCCAGAGAGCTTACACGCTATCTTCCTACCTTTCGTCTTGTCATCCTTTTGAGCCTTATTCCCGCTATGCTGGGGGTTCTGGTTCTCTTTTTTACTCTGGAAACAGGAACTGGGAAGAGAACGAACGTCACATTTCCCCTTCAATTCCATTTAGTTAAATATCTCAACCCCAAAACCAAGGTATTGTTTCTGGCCACTTTTATCTTCACTCTTGGTAATTCTTCCAATCAATTCATTCTCCTCCGAGCTGCGGAACCGGATATTGGACTCAGCCCCAAAAATGTCATCTTCCTTTATCTTCTTTATAACCTGGTTTATATGCTTGTTTCTTATCCGGCTGGAAACCTTTCCGATAGAATCGGAAAGAAACAACTTCTCGTCTTTGGTTTCTCGCTTTATTCCCTCTCATACTTTCTCATTGGAATGGTCCCCCGGCTCATTTTCTGGGCCATGATTCCCTATGGCCTCCACATCGGCATGACCGAAGGAGTTTCCAAAGCCTTAGTGGCAGAGCTTTCCTCTCCAGAGAAGAAAGCCACCATCCTGGGATTGCATGCTACACTACTTGGAATTGGTCTTTTCCCCGCTTCGCTTTTAGCTGGATGGTTCTGGAACATGTGGGGTGCAGCCAGCCCCTTCCTTTTTGGCGGTAGCACCAGCCTTATGACCGCCATGATTCTTGTTTTTTTCCTCTAA
- a CDS encoding SAM-dependent chlorinase/fluorinase produces MSCVVLLTDWGHQSYYVGVVKGVISKINPHVTVIDLTHEIEPYNVREAMHILARAYRDFPSKSIFMGVVDSGVGTERKAIAIETSSGYFLVGPDNGMFTLIAIEDGVKKVIELSNSTYFYTPNPSSTFHGRDIFAPVSAHLSSGVALEMLGVPLEKPVLLSCARAELCRDTIRGEVLFFDRFGNIETNIPAHLAEKASFAGSEVTLVLGQKTYLLRYTSTYGTEPRGTLTIHPDSSGFLEIAVTQGNARQLLQAQAGMEIMLRKAFQKPSPEQDKPL; encoded by the coding sequence ATGTCCTGCGTCGTGCTCCTCACTGATTGGGGACACCAAAGTTACTACGTAGGAGTAGTCAAGGGGGTGATATCCAAAATCAATCCCCACGTAACGGTCATCGATCTCACTCATGAAATAGAACCGTACAATGTCCGGGAAGCAATGCATATTCTGGCTCGAGCGTACCGCGATTTTCCTTCCAAAAGTATTTTCATGGGGGTCGTTGATTCCGGAGTGGGAACAGAAAGAAAGGCCATTGCTATAGAAACATCGAGTGGTTATTTTTTGGTGGGACCTGACAATGGTATGTTCACGCTGATCGCCATCGAAGATGGAGTCAAAAAAGTGATCGAGCTCAGTAACTCTACCTATTTCTATACCCCCAACCCCTCTTCCACCTTTCACGGTAGGGATATTTTCGCACCGGTGAGTGCACATCTAAGCTCAGGCGTAGCTTTGGAAATGCTCGGCGTGCCGCTTGAAAAACCAGTGCTGTTATCCTGTGCTCGAGCAGAACTCTGTCGTGATACCATCCGGGGAGAAGTCCTTTTTTTCGATCGCTTTGGCAACATCGAAACAAACATCCCTGCCCACCTTGCCGAGAAAGCCAGTTTTGCGGGAAGCGAAGTCACACTCGTTCTTGGTCAAAAAACATACCTTCTCCGTTATACTTCAACGTACGGTACCGAGCCAAGGGGAACGTTAACCATTCACCCCGATAGTTCCGGCTTTTTAGAAATTGCCGTCACCCAAGGCAATGCTCGCCAGCTTCTCCAAGCTCAAGCTGGAATGGAAATCATGCTTAGGAAAGCTTTTCAAAAACCCTCTCCAGAGCAAGATAAGCCTCTTTGA
- the xylB gene encoding xylulokinase, with translation MAKFIIAHDLGTTGNKATLFDEEGNCLASSFFGYETYFPDALSVEQDALDYWKAVVSSTRELLTTSGVDKEDIAVIAFSGQMMGALPVDERGNPLYRMLIWADRRSIQEVEWVRERIDEERIYTVTGHRLSANYSLAKILWFRHHHQEIYEKAYKFLLAKDFVVFRLTGKWVTDFSDASGTNLFDLEKETWSEEILKVVDIPLEKLPEPYPSTVVVGELIKEAQEALGLTGKTKVVIGGGDGACAACGAGVVREGQAYHYLGSSSWIALASARPFYDEKKRTFTFHHLARGLFMPTGTMQSAGGSYQWCRDALCRRERELAEELELNSYALLDMEAKKVEAGCENLFFLPYLMGERAPWWNPKARGAFIGLTPRHRKPHLIRAVLEGVAFNLRIILDVFREKGISVENIRLIGGGARGDFWAQILAGVFEVEILRPVYLEEATSLGAAICGGVGIGLYPDLEVAEEMVKITDRFVPRPEDIEVYRRLYPVFKEAYLALERVFEKLS, from the coding sequence ATGGCCAAGTTCATTATAGCTCATGATCTTGGTACAACTGGTAATAAGGCAACGCTTTTTGATGAGGAAGGCAATTGTTTGGCAAGTAGTTTTTTTGGGTATGAAACCTATTTTCCCGATGCACTTTCGGTGGAACAAGATGCACTCGATTACTGGAAGGCAGTGGTGTCTTCCACACGTGAACTCCTGACCACAAGCGGGGTCGATAAAGAAGACATCGCGGTCATTGCTTTTTCCGGCCAGATGATGGGCGCTTTGCCGGTTGACGAGAGGGGGAATCCCCTATACCGAATGCTCATCTGGGCTGACCGTCGGAGCATTCAAGAAGTAGAGTGGGTGAGGGAACGCATTGATGAGGAACGTATTTATACCGTTACCGGTCATCGTTTGAGTGCTAACTATTCTCTGGCTAAAATTCTGTGGTTTCGCCACCACCACCAAGAAATTTATGAGAAAGCGTATAAATTCCTTTTGGCGAAGGATTTCGTCGTCTTCCGTTTAACCGGAAAGTGGGTAACAGATTTTTCCGATGCTTCTGGTACCAATCTTTTTGATCTTGAAAAAGAAACCTGGTCTGAAGAGATTCTCAAGGTCGTCGATATTCCCTTGGAAAAACTTCCTGAGCCGTATCCCTCAACCGTAGTGGTGGGAGAACTGATTAAAGAGGCACAGGAAGCGCTTGGCCTTACGGGAAAAACGAAGGTGGTTATAGGCGGTGGTGATGGTGCCTGTGCTGCCTGTGGGGCAGGAGTGGTACGGGAGGGACAGGCATATCATTATCTGGGTTCTTCTTCCTGGATTGCTCTGGCATCAGCACGTCCTTTTTATGATGAGAAAAAAAGAACCTTCACATTCCACCATCTGGCGCGGGGTCTTTTTATGCCCACCGGAACCATGCAATCAGCTGGTGGATCGTACCAGTGGTGTCGTGATGCTCTGTGTAGGAGAGAAAGAGAATTGGCGGAAGAATTGGAATTGAATTCTTATGCCCTGCTCGATATGGAGGCCAAAAAAGTTGAAGCAGGATGTGAGAACTTGTTCTTTCTTCCCTACCTTATGGGAGAACGGGCTCCCTGGTGGAATCCCAAAGCGAGAGGTGCGTTCATAGGGTTGACACCCCGGCATCGTAAGCCTCACCTTATTCGAGCTGTCCTTGAAGGGGTGGCCTTTAACTTGCGCATTATTTTGGATGTGTTTCGCGAAAAGGGCATCTCTGTCGAAAACATCCGACTCATTGGTGGGGGTGCCAGAGGGGATTTCTGGGCTCAGATTTTGGCCGGTGTCTTTGAAGTGGAGATTCTTCGTCCTGTCTATCTGGAAGAAGCAACTTCGCTGGGAGCAGCGATTTGTGGAGGGGTGGGGATAGGTCTGTACCCCGATCTTGAAGTGGCAGAGGAGATGGTTAAGATTACAGATCGATTTGTTCCTCGCCCGGAAGATATAGAAGTTTATCGCCGTCTTTACCCGGTTTTCAAAGAGGCTTATCTTGCTCTGGAGAGGGTTTTTGAAAAGCTTTCCTAA
- a CDS encoding hemolysin family protein, protein MGSLGTFLLILLLIAVNAFFAASEIAIVSIRKSRLRLEKDRDTHRGKALRYLLENPSEFLATIQIGVTMAGFFASAAGAISFSQALGRRWEASGIPILRSFGQELAVILVTVVISFGSLVLGELVPKRVAMAHPERFSILVARFIFFLSRALRPAVRVLSISTDFIARLVGVSSEVVPSVTDEEIRLLISEQRILPVEERRLINEVFEFGDTLAYEVMTPRTDIVCIEETATLEDALFLSIQSHFSRLPVYREDIDNIVGFVHIKDILPHLREGRLAKLVSEVVRPIHFVPATKKVIELLRELQQQRVHMAIVLDEYGGTAGLVTIEDLLEELVGEIRDEHDRETTPYRCIKEDEYLVNASVPIENLNELLGLQIPESEEFETLGGLIMEILGKIPEEGEVVAVDNYELKVERMKGKRIVTVRLFVRKREGEDGQVHYSS, encoded by the coding sequence ATGGGTTCTCTGGGTACGTTTTTACTCATTCTCCTTCTTATCGCTGTGAATGCTTTTTTTGCAGCCTCTGAAATTGCCATCGTTTCGATCCGCAAGAGTCGGTTAAGGCTTGAGAAAGATAGAGACACTCATCGAGGGAAGGCATTGCGATATCTTCTGGAGAATCCCAGCGAATTCCTGGCTACCATTCAAATTGGGGTTACCATGGCGGGTTTTTTTGCCAGTGCTGCAGGAGCTATATCTTTTTCACAGGCACTGGGCCGGCGGTGGGAAGCTTCAGGAATACCGATCTTGCGTAGTTTTGGTCAGGAACTCGCGGTGATTCTTGTGACCGTGGTTATTTCTTTTGGGAGTCTGGTCCTGGGGGAACTGGTTCCCAAGAGGGTAGCAATGGCTCATCCGGAAAGGTTTTCGATTCTGGTGGCGCGTTTTATCTTTTTTCTCTCCCGAGCATTAAGACCTGCGGTGCGAGTTTTGTCGATTTCCACTGATTTTATCGCGCGACTTGTAGGAGTTTCCAGTGAAGTTGTGCCTTCGGTAACCGATGAGGAGATTCGCCTTTTGATTAGTGAGCAGAGGATTTTACCCGTGGAAGAACGGCGCCTCATCAATGAAGTCTTTGAATTTGGAGATACTCTGGCCTATGAAGTGATGACGCCCCGTACAGATATCGTCTGCATCGAGGAAACGGCCACTCTGGAAGACGCTCTGTTTCTCTCTATTCAGAGTCATTTTTCGCGTTTACCAGTGTACCGAGAAGATATTGACAATATTGTTGGTTTTGTCCACATTAAGGATATTTTGCCCCATCTTCGAGAGGGAAGGCTTGCGAAACTTGTTTCTGAGGTGGTACGTCCCATTCATTTTGTTCCGGCTACCAAAAAGGTTATCGAATTGTTGCGGGAACTCCAGCAACAGCGAGTTCACATGGCCATCGTCCTTGACGAATACGGAGGAACAGCAGGTTTGGTGACCATTGAAGACCTATTGGAGGAACTGGTGGGAGAGATACGGGATGAACATGACCGGGAGACAACTCCCTACCGGTGCATTAAGGAAGATGAGTATTTAGTCAACGCTTCGGTTCCCATTGAAAACCTCAATGAATTGCTGGGTTTGCAAATTCCGGAAAGTGAAGAGTTCGAAACCTTGGGAGGATTAATCATGGAAATTCTGGGTAAAATTCCCGAAGAAGGAGAAGTTGTGGCGGTCGATAACTATGAGCTGAAAGTGGAACGTATGAAAGGGAAAAGAATTGTTACCGTAAGACTTTTCGTCAGGAAGAGGGAGGGAGAAGATGGCCAAGTTCATTATAGCTCATGA
- a CDS encoding M20 family metallopeptidase, which translates to MPDWKTLLDNEFDLFEPISLAQNLVRIESVSGGQGENRIAQFIANYFIDHQISVEWQEVESNRANLVAEVKGTLGEGPCLLLNGHMDTVPIGSGWKYPPLGGEIANNRLYGRGACDMKGALAAMMYTAKMIALFAPYLYGKLKVLFVVDEEQDNSGIKKWIEQYRKEEDMVDFAVVGEPTGLNISLGHRGVAAYRMEIKGRACHAAVAERGVNAIYIASHVIREIERRNKELEKVSDPDLGSPALSVGKIQGGLSANVVPEHCMFEVDVRTLPDFPLKKIQSILEESIEKVRQEMGLEFDYVLTQSIPHLPPSRVSREVKVVELLSRSIAEVPGEIPTFAPFPASCEASFLVEVGIPALIFGPGKIEEAHSANEFVSVTDIVVAGRIYSLLALRVLGGE; encoded by the coding sequence GTGCCTGATTGGAAAACATTGCTCGATAACGAGTTTGACCTTTTTGAACCGATTAGTTTAGCGCAAAACCTAGTACGCATTGAAAGCGTATCTGGGGGGCAGGGAGAGAATCGTATTGCCCAGTTTATTGCTAATTATTTCATTGACCATCAAATTTCGGTAGAGTGGCAAGAGGTGGAATCCAATCGGGCCAATTTGGTGGCTGAAGTGAAAGGAACCCTGGGTGAGGGGCCTTGTCTTTTATTAAATGGACACATGGATACTGTTCCCATCGGGAGTGGATGGAAGTATCCACCACTGGGTGGAGAAATTGCGAACAATCGCCTCTATGGGCGTGGGGCCTGTGATATGAAAGGGGCTCTGGCGGCCATGATGTACACGGCCAAGATGATTGCCCTTTTCGCTCCTTATCTTTACGGAAAACTGAAAGTCCTCTTCGTGGTGGACGAAGAGCAGGATAATTCTGGAATTAAAAAGTGGATTGAGCAGTACCGCAAGGAAGAGGATATGGTTGATTTTGCAGTCGTAGGAGAACCGACCGGTCTTAATATCAGTCTCGGTCATCGAGGTGTGGCTGCGTACCGGATGGAGATTAAAGGCAGGGCCTGTCACGCAGCGGTGGCAGAGCGAGGAGTGAATGCTATCTATATTGCTTCTCATGTTATTCGAGAAATAGAGAGACGTAATAAAGAACTCGAAAAAGTCAGCGATCCTGATTTGGGGAGTCCAGCTTTAAGTGTAGGAAAAATCCAGGGAGGGCTTTCTGCCAATGTGGTTCCAGAACACTGTATGTTCGAAGTTGATGTCCGCACTCTGCCGGATTTTCCTCTGAAAAAGATTCAGTCAATCCTGGAAGAATCCATTGAGAAAGTTCGTCAAGAAATGGGACTAGAGTTTGACTATGTTCTCACTCAATCCATTCCACACCTTCCTCCCAGCAGGGTTTCTCGAGAGGTGAAAGTTGTCGAGCTCCTTTCCCGATCTATTGCCGAGGTTCCAGGGGAAATCCCCACCTTTGCCCCTTTTCCTGCTTCCTGTGAAGCCTCGTTCCTGGTTGAAGTCGGCATTCCAGCTTTGATCTTTGGCCCAGGAAAAATTGAAGAAGCGCATTCGGCCAACGAGTTTGTTTCAGTGACCGATATCGTTGTGGCAGGCAGAATTTATTCACTCCTGGCGTTAAGGGTTTTGGGTGGAGAATAG
- the pyrE gene encoding orotate phosphoribosyltransferase, whose protein sequence is MEREEILDLFRKAGAFLEGHFLLTSGLHSPYYVEKFRLLQFPEYVAILVREMVAKFRGESVDLVVGPAVGGIILAYEAARQLGVPMAFTERDEGKMVFRRDFSIREGEHVLIVEDVVTTGASIQEVVKAVEEKGASIVGIAALVDRSGGKVSFRYPFQPLLQLEIATYSPEECPLCQEKIALQKRGSRYLR, encoded by the coding sequence ATGGAACGAGAGGAAATTCTGGACCTGTTTCGAAAGGCTGGAGCATTTCTGGAGGGACATTTCCTTTTAACGTCGGGTTTGCACAGTCCCTATTATGTGGAGAAATTTCGGCTTCTCCAGTTTCCTGAATATGTGGCAATTCTGGTGCGGGAGATGGTGGCCAAGTTTCGAGGGGAAAGCGTGGATCTTGTGGTGGGGCCGGCGGTGGGAGGAATAATCCTGGCTTATGAAGCAGCTCGACAGTTGGGTGTGCCAATGGCGTTCACTGAACGAGATGAAGGAAAGATGGTTTTTCGGCGAGATTTCTCCATTCGGGAAGGGGAACATGTTCTCATTGTGGAAGACGTGGTTACAACCGGTGCATCGATTCAGGAAGTGGTCAAAGCAGTCGAAGAAAAAGGGGCTTCGATTGTGGGGATTGCGGCTCTGGTTGACCGCAGTGGGGGGAAAGTCTCGTTTCGTTATCCCTTTCAACCTCTGCTTCAACTCGAAATTGCCACGTATTCTCCTGAAGAATGCCCCCTGTGTCAGGAGAAAATTGCTCTGCAGAAGCGGGGGAGCCGTTATCTCCGTTAG
- a CDS encoding dihydroorotate dehydrogenase — protein MNLSVSLGRMTLHNPVILASGTCGYGKDLAPYFDLNQVGALTIKSLSIAPWKGNPPPRIRETYGGMMNSIGLENKGVYRFLEEDLPFLETLTTRIFVGIWGKTIKEYVAVTQELEKIPRIDAIEVNVSCPNLEKKEATFLEDEGTLQRLVAEIRSVTEKFLIVKVGPQVQEWKKVVSIFEKERVEAISVTNSFPALSVDVEKMGFFFHLKFAGLSGPAIKPLALKMVYEILDVTTLPVIGMGGIVTASDALEFLLLGAKGVALGSCTLVDPSAALQVLKDLEAYLARKQIDDINSIIGKVR, from the coding sequence ATGAATCTGAGCGTGTCGTTAGGAAGAATGACGCTCCATAACCCCGTAATTCTTGCTTCCGGTACTTGTGGGTACGGGAAGGATTTAGCACCATATTTTGACCTCAATCAGGTGGGTGCGCTTACAATCAAAAGTCTGAGTATTGCCCCCTGGAAAGGCAACCCCCCGCCCCGGATACGGGAGACCTATGGGGGAATGATGAATTCTATCGGTCTAGAAAATAAAGGTGTATACCGGTTTCTGGAAGAAGATCTTCCGTTTCTCGAAACGTTGACCACGCGAATTTTTGTGGGGATCTGGGGAAAGACGATAAAAGAGTACGTGGCGGTGACGCAGGAACTGGAAAAGATTCCACGTATCGATGCTATCGAAGTAAACGTTTCCTGTCCCAACCTGGAGAAAAAGGAAGCAACGTTTTTAGAAGACGAAGGAACTTTGCAACGTCTTGTAGCTGAAATTCGTTCGGTAACCGAAAAGTTTCTCATCGTAAAAGTGGGTCCCCAGGTGCAGGAATGGAAGAAAGTCGTCTCCATTTTTGAGAAGGAACGGGTGGAGGCAATAAGTGTCACCAACTCTTTTCCGGCGTTGAGCGTTGATGTGGAAAAAATGGGTTTTTTCTTCCATCTTAAGTTTGCCGGTCTTTCTGGTCCAGCAATTAAACCACTGGCGCTTAAGATGGTGTACGAAATTTTGGATGTGACTACTCTTCCGGTTATCGGGATGGGAGGAATTGTCACTGCTTCCGATGCTCTGGAATTCTTACTTTTGGGAGCAAAAGGAGTTGCTCTTGGGAGCTGTACCCTCGTGGACCCTTCTGCAGCACTTCAGGTGCTAAAAGACCTGGAGGCATATTTGGCAAGGAAGCAAATTGATGACATAAATAGTATCATTGGAAAGGTGAGGTAA